A genome region from Portunus trituberculatus isolate SZX2019 chromosome 18, ASM1759143v1, whole genome shotgun sequence includes the following:
- the LOC123505513 gene encoding uncharacterized protein LOC123505513, whose amino-acid sequence MRVCVAVFLAGVAAVVMVVADPRPKPQRVGVQIDNNVLFTAGAGLLLAGLAFHAGRRSAYNEKNGGGSGGSFGGFLPFRHRRHTGPEPLDPRMEQILEAALEKDPAGCVLQLTCAVGTIPPAALTGRIKGLHAILSSAGGRAQDVVSEYQAALSLGRRGGDCDRLFPRCPEHSPLLVDQFQTMEIVEYYPH is encoded by the exons atgcgtgtgtgtgtagcggtGTTCCTGGCGGGGGTGgcggctgtggtgatggtggtggcagatcCTCGTCCCAAGCCCCAGCGTGTTGGCGTGCAGATCGACAACAACGTGctgttcacggcgggcgctggCTTGCTGCTCGCCGGCCTCGCCTTCCACGCCGGCCGCCGTAGCGCCTACAACGAGAAAAACGGCGGCGGCTC CGGCGGATCATTCGGGGgcttccttcccttccgccaccgccgccatacTGGCCCTGAACCACTGGACCCTCGCATGGAACAAATCTTGGAGGCAGCTTTGGAGAAAGACCCGGCGGGCTGTGTCCTGCAGCTGACCTGCGCCGTGGGCACCATTCCGCCAGCTGCCCTCACTGGCCGCATCAAGGGCCTCCACGCTATACTGAG CTCGGCGGGCGGCAGGGCGCAGGACGTGGTGTCAGAGTACCAGGCGGCGCTGTCCCTAGGGCGGCGAGGCGGTGACTGTGACCGCCTGTTCCCCCGCTGCCCGGAGCACTCCCCGCTCCTCGTGGATCAGTTCCAGACCATGGAGATTGTGGAGTATTACCCACACTAA
- the LOC123505512 gene encoding ankyrin repeat domain-containing protein 29-like — MSLRVCTRLDQRLHAAAVKGEVEEAVRVLDTGRVHVDCADRDGTTPLILAAANSHVDLVRELLDQGAEPNATRHTGTGALFFAAQGGFLDIVTLLLDRGCSINQASKDGGTALIVAAQCGHMDVVQELLRRGADPHAAMKDRATAVFVASQNGHTSVVRTLLTAGAKAHVRRMDGASPLWIASQMGHQGVVRLLLGHGVNPDVTRHDGATPLFKAAHKGHVEVVHELLPYNPCLGLLKNGESALHAAALYGHLRVLKALVQAGADPGLKNDQGLTPIQIAAQARHYEAVQLLKDALAKKKEKGPPTPKTSPGPRSPRLVHSTSGVAVPPGMQSQSSSRGSSRNSSLGTIVETSPVLPRSASSPSNSRPAQYVSCELSNMVDGGARPRANLATGSCTSVGGRTPCSSNPSPSPSISSEPPQSMIAALQKAPRHASHTDVSSVKNIFRRTLASFRRPTIVKRNDKPPEP, encoded by the exons GTGTGCACGAGGTTGGACCAGCGGCTGCACGCGGCGGCCGtcaaaggagaggtggaggaagcggTGCGCGTGCTGGACACTGGCCGCGTGCATGTCGACTGTGCGGACCGC GATGGGACCACGCCGCTCATCCTTGCCGCCGCCAACAGCCACGTGGACCTGGTGCGGGAGTTGCTGGATCAAGGAGCCGAACCGAACGCTACCAGACAC ACTGGCACGGGGGCGCTGTTCTTCGCGGCGCAAGGAGGCTTCCTGGACATCGTGACGCTGCTGCTGGACCGAGGCTGCTCCATCAACCAGGCCTCTAAG GACGGGGGCACGGCGCTCATCGTGGCGGCCCAGTGTGGCCACATGGACGTGGTGCAGGAGCTGCTGCGTCGCGGGGCGGACCCTCACGCCGCCATGAAGGACCGCGCCACGGCAGTCTTCGTCGCCTCCCAGAACGGCCACACCAGCGTCGTCCGGACACTGCTGACAGCGGGAGCCAAG GCTCACGTGCGGCGGATGGACGGCGCCAGTCCACTCTGGATCGCCTCCCAGATGGGTCACCAGGGCGTGGTGCGCCTCCTGCTGGGCCACGGAGTCAACCCTGACGTCACCAGACAC GACGGCGCCACCCCGCTGTTCAAGGCGGCTCACAAGGGCCACGTGGAGGTGGTGCACGAGCTGCTGCCCTACAACCCCTGCCTCGGTCTCCTCAAG AATGGTGAGTCTGCTCTCCACGCCGCAGCCTTATACGGTCACCTCCGCGTGCTGAAGGCCTTGGTGCAGGCTGGTGCTGACCCGGGCCTCAAGAATGACCAAGGACTCACCCCCATACAGATCGCTGCCCAGGCTCGCCACTACGAAGCCGTCCAGCTACTGAAAGACGCCCTGgccaagaagaaggagaagggtcCCCCCACCCCGAAGACATCGCCTGGGCCGCGATCCCCGCGGCTAGTGCACAGCACGTCAGGGGTGGCGGTGCCGCCCGGCATGCAGAGCCAGAGCAGCAGCCGCGGCTCCTCCAGGAACAGCTCGCTGGGCACCATCGTGGAGACCAGCCCGGTGCTGCCGCGCTCCGCCAGCTCGCCCAGCAACTCCCGCCCCGCGCAGTACGTGTCCTGCGAGCTGAGCAACATGGTGGACGGCGGCGCGCGGCCCAGAGCCAACCTGGCCACGGGCTCCTGCACCTCCGTAGGGGGGCGTACGCCATGTTCCTCcaacccctccccctccccgagCATCTCCAGCGAGCCCCCGCAGTCCATGATCGCCGCCCTTCAGAAGGCTCCGCGCCACGCCTCCCACACGGACGTGAGCAGCGTGAAGAATATTTTCCGCCGAACTCTCGCCTCCTTCCGGCGGCCCACTATAGTTAAAAGGAACGACAAGCCGCCAGAGCCATGA